The Desulfovibrio sp. genome segment AAAAAGGCTGGCAGCTTTGGTGATATGTCCATTTTTTCGTTCCATTCGCACAAGAACCTCACCACCCTTGGTGAAGGCGGCATGCTCTATGTGCGCGACCCCAAGCTGGCGGCCCTTGTGCCCACCCTGCGCCACAACGGCCACTGCGGCTTTGACTATGAGCGCCCCGATTACTGGAAGCCCGCCATGGGCAACGTTGACCTGCCCATGCTGGATGGCGAGCCCATGCAGCCCAACAACTACTGCCTTGGCGAAGTGGAATGCGCCCTTGGGGCAAAGCTGCTTGAGCGCATCGACAGCATCAACGACGAAAAGCGCGCCCGCGCCTTGCGCTTCATCGACGCTCTGGCAGACTTTCCCGAGCTGGAATTCCACCGCGTGGATTCACCCCGCCACAACTATCACCTGCTGGCCGCGCGTATGACCACGGGCGTTGAGGCGCGTGACCGTTTTATACGAACCATGTTCAATGAAAAAGGCGTGAAGTGCGTGGTGCAGTATATTCCGCTGGACCGCTACGACTACTACCGCCGCCTTGGCATGGGTACGGCCAACTGCCCCAATGCCGACACCTTCTTTGACTCCATGATCTCCTTCCCCTTCCAGCACTGGCTGACCGAGGAAGAATTTGACTACATGCTGACCTCCACCCGCGAGGTTCTGGCCAGCCTGCGCTAGCGCCTGTTATGCCCCGGGCCGCACCGGTACTGCCGGTGTAGCCCGGGGTTTGCGTACCCTGCCCTGTTCCCTTTCCGCACAGTAGAGAACAAAACGTGAAAGAACGCTGCATCGTCATACCTGCCATCAAAAAAAACGCCGTCATTCCTGACCAGCTGGTTAAAAAGCTGGCAGGGGTTACGCTTGTTGAAAGGGCCATCAACACCGCGCGCAGCGTGCTGCCCGGTGAAGACATCATGGTGCTGACCGACAGCCAGGAAATTGCGCTCATCTGTGAGCGCGCGGGTGTGCGTCACCACTGGAACAAGGATCTGCGCTTCACGAGCCTTGATATTGTTACCGAAATGCGCGGTCTGCTCACCGAGCTTGCGCGCGAGTATGCGCACTGCATGATTTTGCGGGCCTCGTGCCCCCTGCTGACCTGGGTGGATGTGGAAGACGCCTGGAAGCGCTACCGCGATGCCCATGCCGACAGCCTTGTTACGGTCAAGAGCATGCGTCAGCGTATCTGGAACGTGCAGGGTGAAGGGCTGGAAAGCCTGCTGGACGAAGGCGCGGGTGAAGGCAGCGAAAAAACCATGGTGGTCGAAAGCCGCGCCCTTATCATCCTGCGCATGTCGCTGCTTGAAAAAGCCAACGGCCACACGCTGGGACGTGGCAAGATCGTGCCCTATTTTCTCAACGACAGGGCCATTGAAATTCAGGGCTATCAGGACTGGTGGATTTGCGAACACCTTTTGCAGCGGCGTCATGTGGTCTTTGTGGTGGCTGGCTGCCCGGCCATCGGGATGGGGCACGTGTTTCGCGCGCTTATGCTGGCCCACGAAATCACCAACCACAAGGTAAGCTTTGTGTGCACGCGCGAGAGCGAGCTTGCCGTAGAAAGCATTGCCCGCAAGGATTACAAAATCGTGCGTCAGGGCAACGAGGAACTGGCGGACACTGTGCTGCGCATGCGACCTGATCTGGTGGTTAACGATATTCTCAACACCACCTCTGCCTACATGGCGCGCCTGACCACGGCGGGCGTGCGCTGCGTGAATTTTGAGGACGAAGGCCCCGGTGCCGACTGGGCGCGTCTGGTGGTCAATGCCCTGTATGAAGACAGGGACAGCAACGAGCGCCTGTGCTACGGGCCAAACTACTTTTGCCTGCGCGACGAATTTCTGGGTGCGGCACGCAATCCCTTCCGGCCAGAGCTCAAGACCGTGCTCATTACCTTTGGCGGTACAGATCTCAACGACTGTTCGCGCCGGGTGCTCGATATCATTGAGCCCATCTGTCGGGCCTACGGCATTGCCATCCGTCTGGTGGCGGGGCCGGGTTATGCGCACAAAGACGCCATGGAAGCGCACCTTGCCAAACTGGACAACCCGCTTGTGCAGTTTACCTGGGCCACCAACGTCATGAGCCGCATGATGGAAGGGGCCGACCTTGCCATCTGTTCCGCCGGGCGCACTGTGTACGAGCTGACCCACATGCGCATTCCCTCCATGGTGCTGGCCCACCATGAGCGCGAGGCGCGCCACACCTTTGCCCGTCCCCGCAACGGGTTTGCCTTTGTGGGCATCATGGACAGGGTGAGCGATGCCAAGATCCGGAATGTTTTTCTGGCCATGCTCAAGAATTCCCGGCGGCAGCGCTTCTGGGAAAGGCAGAATGCCCTTGATTTTACGGCCAACAAGGCGCGCGTGGTGGGCCTGATGCAGAACATTCTGCAAGAAGGCTCAGCCAGCCCACAGGCGGAATCTGCCGCGCCGTAACCGCTCCACGTTCAACAGTCAGAAAGGATCGCCCATGCCCAAGACCGGCAAGGTTATAGCCATTATTCAGGCCCGCCTCGGCTCCACGCGGCTTCCCATGAAATCTTTGCTCTGCCTGCGTGATGTGCCCGTTATCGACTGGGTTACGCGTCGGCTTGCCCAGGCGGCAAAGCTCGACGGCATCATGGTGGCCGTGCCCGATACCCCGCTTGATCTCGTGCTGCTCGACCACCTGAAAAGACGTGGCGTGCCCTGCGTGGCCGGGTCGGAGGACGACGTGCTGGCCCGTTTCTGTCTGGCGGCCCGCACGGCCGACGCCGGGCGTGTGGTGCGCGTGTGCGCCGATAACCCCCTTATCTGGGGTGGGGCCATTGACCGGCTGGTGGATTTTTATGATCAGGGCAATTGGGATTACGCGTACAACCATATTCCGCGCAACAACCTGTGGCCTGACGGCCTTGGGGCAGAGATTCTCTCTCGCGAACTGCTGGACGAACTGGACGCAAGGGCCACCCAGACCTCGCAGCGCGAGCACTGCCTCAACTACATATGGGACAATGCCACCAGTTTTAAAATAGGCACGTTTGACCCAGAAGAAGACTGGCTACGCCGTCCCGACCTCAAGCTGGACATGGACAGGCCCGACGACTTCTGCCGTCTGGCGCTCAAGCCCATCACGCCCGAGATGGACGCTAGGGAAATAGTGCGGGTTTTCGGCTAGAACCGTTACGTAACAGCTTTGGCCCCCCATGTGCTTTTTTTGTCCTTAATACGGGCAAGGAGGCGCGTGGGGGGCTTTTGTATGCCGAGCTACAGGTAGGGAGAAAATATCCAGCAGGCGGCGTTGCGCAGCTTTATGAGCAGGGGCATGCTGGACAGATCGTCGTCGGTGATTTCCTTGCCCATGATGATGGCCCTGTCGATGTGGGCGGTGATCTGGTCGTGCACGTCCGGGTTGAACACTTCCATGTTCAGCTCAAAATTCAGGCGCAGGCTGCGCGCATCCAGATTGGCAGAGCCTATCTGGCAATAATAGCCATCCACGGCCAGCAGTTTGGTGTGGGCAAAGGGCGGCGGCTGGTACCACACGCGCACGCCCGATTGCAGCAGGGTGGGCAGCAGGCGGTATTGCGCCCAGTGCACGTAAAAAAGATTGTTTTTGGCGGGCAGCACAATGCGCACGTCCACCCCGCGCTGACCAGCCGAACGCAGGGCTGAAACCAGCCCGTGCGATGGCAGGAAGTAGGGCGTCATGATGCGCACCGAGCGGCGGGCCGCGTTGATCACGGCGCAGTAAATATCGTTGAGGATATCGGCTTCTGAACCTGGGCCGTCCATGATGATACGGCAGCGGCTGTCGCCGCGCGGCAGGGTGGTTGTGGCCGGCAGGGGCGTGTAACTGTTTGTGCAGAAGCCCCAGTTGAGCAGAAAGGCCCGGCGCAGCTGGTCCACAATGGGGCCTTCGCACCTGAAGTGCATGTCCTGCACGTACTTTGTCTTGCCTGCGGCCAGATTGTCGTCGGCAATGTTCATGCCGCCGGTAAAGGCCACGCTGTCGCACACCAGCATTTTGCGGTGGTTGCGCAGGTTAATGCTGAAATTGGGCGGGAACAGGCGCGGCGGCAGAAACTGGGTGACCTGAACGCCCCGTTGCGCAAGCTTTTTCCACGGTTTGCGCAGCGAGTAGAGCATGCCGATGCCGTCAACCAGCAGGCGCACGTCCACTCCGCGCTCCGCAGCGCGGGCCATGGCTTCGCCAAAGGCGGTGGCCACCTGCCCGGCATTGAATATGTAGGTACAGAGAAAAACATGGTCCCTGGCCTTTTCGATGGCCTCGATCATGGCAGGGTAGGCCTGATCTCCGTTGCGCAGGGGGCTGATGCTGTTGCCACTGCTCAGATGCTGCTCGGTGAGCACACGGCCAATGTGCTCCATGCGAACAATGCTGTCGGGGATGTTTTCTGGCGGAATTTTTGAAAAAGGCGGGTGCGCGTAGTCGGGTTCCAGCGGCTGCTGCCGCCGCATGATGCGGCTGGCCCTGCTCTCTGCTCTGCTTATGCCAAAACAGGCGTACAGAATGGGCCCCAGAACAGGCAGAAAGAGGGCTGTTACTGTCCAGCCAAGGGCTGCACGGGGGTCATGCTTGGTCAGCAGGGCATGGCACACCGCAACCCACGACAAAATGTGGGCAACAATCAGACCCACAGTTTCTACAAAAAGCAGCATTTCTGCCCCTCAGTGAGTGCGCGTCAGCAGTAAGTCCGCACTGTTACATGCGTGCCAGCACCCTTGCGTGCGCCCTAGCGGCGTATGACCATCAGAGCGGTGTCGGTGTTGCGCAGCACGCGTTCGGTCACAGAGCCCAGCAGCATGTCCTGCAGGCCGTCACGGCCATCGGTGAACATGATGATGAGGTCGGCATTTTCCTCATGGGCCACCCGGATGATGGTCTCGGCAGGGGTGCCTTCGTCCACACGGCAGCGAACACGCTCGGCCGCCATGTTGGAATCGGCCATGACGCTGTTGAGCAGGGTCTGCCCCTTGGCCTTCTGTTCCGCAAGAAGCTCGGCATGGGCTTCGCCGCCCACGATCTGGGGCAGGGGTTCAAAAACGTGCAGTAAAACAATATCCCCGCTGGCGAGGCTATGGGCGTGGGTCAGGGCCGTTTTTGCGCGGGTCAGACCGTTTTTGCCACTTACGGGAATAAGAACTGTTTTGTACATGGTGTTCCTTGGGTCAGTTGTTGCGTGCGCTCCCTGGCTTGCTCTAGCGGCGCGGCGTAAGACCGATGCGGTTGCGCTCAACCGCCACGGCAAGCTCTGGCAAGAGGTCGCGCAGGGCGTTCAT includes the following:
- a CDS encoding DegT/DnrJ/EryC1/StrS family aminotransferase, which translates into the protein MDIKVNFSGRAIRYTEEEIAVVVDVMRNADTLTQGVHMRDFESKFAAYQGVAPGSCFVTMNGVSALELSAQLCRFKPGDEVVMPSHTFTASAYPYIKKGATMVWADVDLLTRVVTAETIEKAITPRTRAVVVVHLYGYVADMTAIAALCKERGLILIEDAAQAIGSVVDGKKAGSFGDMSIFSFHSHKNLTTLGEGGMLYVRDPKLAALVPTLRHNGHCGFDYERPDYWKPAMGNVDLPMLDGEPMQPNNYCLGEVECALGAKLLERIDSINDEKRARALRFIDALADFPELEFHRVDSPRHNYHLLAARMTTGVEARDRFIRTMFNEKGVKCVVQYIPLDRYDYYRRLGMGTANCPNADTFFDSMISFPFQHWLTEEEFDYMLTSTREVLASLR
- a CDS encoding NTP transferase domain-containing protein; amino-acid sequence: MPKTGKVIAIIQARLGSTRLPMKSLLCLRDVPVIDWVTRRLAQAAKLDGIMVAVPDTPLDLVLLDHLKRRGVPCVAGSEDDVLARFCLAARTADAGRVVRVCADNPLIWGGAIDRLVDFYDQGNWDYAYNHIPRNNLWPDGLGAEILSRELLDELDARATQTSQREHCLNYIWDNATSFKIGTFDPEEDWLRRPDLKLDMDRPDDFCRLALKPITPEMDAREIVRVFG
- a CDS encoding cytidine 5'-phosphate N-acetylneuraminic acid synthetase; this translates as MKERCIVIPAIKKNAVIPDQLVKKLAGVTLVERAINTARSVLPGEDIMVLTDSQEIALICERAGVRHHWNKDLRFTSLDIVTEMRGLLTELAREYAHCMILRASCPLLTWVDVEDAWKRYRDAHADSLVTVKSMRQRIWNVQGEGLESLLDEGAGEGSEKTMVVESRALIILRMSLLEKANGHTLGRGKIVPYFLNDRAIEIQGYQDWWICEHLLQRRHVVFVVAGCPAIGMGHVFRALMLAHEITNHKVSFVCTRESELAVESIARKDYKIVRQGNEELADTVLRMRPDLVVNDILNTTSAYMARLTTAGVRCVNFEDEGPGADWARLVVNALYEDRDSNERLCYGPNYFCLRDEFLGAARNPFRPELKTVLITFGGTDLNDCSRRVLDIIEPICRAYGIAIRLVAGPGYAHKDAMEAHLAKLDNPLVQFTWATNVMSRMMEGADLAICSAGRTVYELTHMRIPSMVLAHHEREARHTFARPRNGFAFVGIMDRVSDAKIRNVFLAMLKNSRRQRFWERQNALDFTANKARVVGLMQNILQEGSASPQAESAAP
- a CDS encoding phospholipase D-like domain-containing protein, which translates into the protein MLLFVETVGLIVAHILSWVAVCHALLTKHDPRAALGWTVTALFLPVLGPILYACFGISRAESRASRIMRRQQPLEPDYAHPPFSKIPPENIPDSIVRMEHIGRVLTEQHLSSGNSISPLRNGDQAYPAMIEAIEKARDHVFLCTYIFNAGQVATAFGEAMARAAERGVDVRLLVDGIGMLYSLRKPWKKLAQRGVQVTQFLPPRLFPPNFSINLRNHRKMLVCDSVAFTGGMNIADDNLAAGKTKYVQDMHFRCEGPIVDQLRRAFLLNWGFCTNSYTPLPATTTLPRGDSRCRIIMDGPGSEADILNDIYCAVINAARRSVRIMTPYFLPSHGLVSALRSAGQRGVDVRIVLPAKNNLFYVHWAQYRLLPTLLQSGVRVWYQPPPFAHTKLLAVDGYYCQIGSANLDARSLRLNFELNMEVFNPDVHDQITAHIDRAIIMGKEITDDDLSSMPLLIKLRNAACWIFSPYL
- a CDS encoding universal stress protein, whose product is MYKTVLIPVSGKNGLTRAKTALTHAHSLASGDIVLLHVFEPLPQIVGGEAHAELLAEQKAKGQTLLNSVMADSNMAAERVRCRVDEGTPAETIIRVAHEENADLIIMFTDGRDGLQDMLLGSVTERVLRNTDTALMVIRR